The nucleotide sequence AGGAGTGATCTGGGTGGATAGTACCATACCCGAATCTGAGAGTCAAAGAGAGGCTCCGTACTTCCTCAACAGTTAACGTGGGTAGTGGGATGTTGGACAAAGTCATGATCACACCCATGATCTCATGCTTTTACAGTTATATAGGACATGGAGAGCTAGCTTCTTTTACATAATTATGTCAAAATCCACTATTTGCTCCACTAAAGCCCACGATCTCATGCTGTAGATACATGAGATTTTTTTAGCCTCATTTATTTTATTTAGTGTATAAATAGAATAGATGAGAGAGGGGTTTAGTATGCCTCTTAGTTACTATACATGTACTTGTAACTTTGAGAGAGAAAATAAACAAAAATACTTAAACCCAAATATTTGCTCTCATTGTCTTCATTGTTCTATCACTACATATTATTTCTATTGTTAGTCGATCATGACTATCACATAAAAACAACAATTAAACTCTCATCCTTACGAAAGTCGTCGTGTTCATATTTTCGTAAGGGATCAAAGTTACAAGCTCAACCAGATTAAGTAAGTCATACAACTTTGATTCAGTTATCCTTGGTAAATATCTCAATCGTTTTAGGCTCTTTGAGTCACCTTCATACGTATCGATTCTTATTCTTTGTAACTGTGCAGTTACGGACAACAAATTAGAAACGATAATCAGATATTGTAAATCCATAATATCCGCGAGTCTTTCCAAATGCTCCAACATAACAAACACTGGAATTTGGTTTCTTAACCAAAATTGTCATAAACTCCGAGCAATCAAAATAGTGGAGTGCTATAAAGTTGTTGTTATAACATGCTTTTTCGGAAACTTTGTCTTATTTACAAGCAGCTTGTCATGTCCTTTATCCGATTGGTTTTTTAAGTGGAGGTAGTCTTGAGTATCTAGATATTTATTGTTCTAGTATTCGCTATGTGGATACGTTTGAATGTGTTGAAGATGGTTTAACGGTAATTGGTTCTGGCATTGCTAAAAATCTTAAAATTCTTAGCTTTCAGGGGTGCGATTTTGTTATGGATGATTGCATCATAAAAATCTCAAAAGGGTGTCCATTGCTACCAGAGTTGAATGTTAGACATTGTTGTGGAATCACGCTTCCTGGTTTGGTGTCGATTGGATTGCATTGTCAATATTTGGAGAGACTACGCGTAAACCATTGCAAGAATCTTTGTGACACTGGATTACTAGCTTTGGGTAATGGTTGCAAACTGTTATCGGTGTTATACATGTCGAGTTGCCATCAAATTACTTCATCTGGGAAAATAAATTTTGAGATACAGATACCGGATGTCTTAATTTCAGAGGAAAGTGGGTATATACATCTCCCAAATTGGACATATAATTGGCCAAGGTGACCAGCTAAAAGTACATGAAGATTTTACTTTAAGAACATCAACTGATTTGATTGATGGTTTATATTTTTGATTTTTAACTTTGGGATTGGTTTAGATATACTGTAACCTTTTCTTCGAAAATACTtgatattaatgatattgatattcaGTTACGTAGTAACTGACTGACTATACATACATTAGGTGTTCGATCATTTGTATTATTAAGGTTGTGATATATATGTTTTGGAACAAAGTAGAAGTCAATTGTTCTTGTATCAATAACAATGAGCTTAGTAGATTCTATATATGGTGTTTCTGAAGGTGACTTTGCAAGCTTTTAATATCAGTTAAGAAGACCATGGATCTAATGTGATGCAACGACTTAATCTTAGAATCTGTTTTGAACTTGCAGGCTCTGATTTCACATATCAACTGTAGTTTGTTAGAGCACTTGGTAAGTATTTTTCTTACACAACTTTTAAGCCTCATGTTTCCAAATGACTAAGTATGAAATGTAATTACTTGAGGTAGTAAGTGACTAAGTGAGACCCATTTACTATTGAATAGGTTATTTTGGGTTAACTTTATTATATATACAAGAAAAATTGATTTAATAGGAAACATGTCAAATGAGTTGGAAATCATGTAAAGTATATTTAAAATTGTATATCCAAAAAGACCTACTTAACTACTTTTTTAGTATATATAGAAGttatacaagtatatatataagaACGACTTATTTAATTTCTTGAGTAGCTATTTCTTTATTGATAAAATGTGTTTTTACCTTAAAGTTCTTACGATATTTTGGTGTGCCATAAACTAAAAATTCTCATTTCTCCCGGAAGTTTAATTGAAACTGTTCAAAGATAACATGCATGCTTGTATAACCAAGATACTAGATTTTAGTGATAATTACATTTATttagagcactgggagtggtgactgaggACAGTTGTCATATCAGACCtgacttgctgagtcagaaaaagtggggagtggtgacCTATATCACTTGGGTTatgtcagtttttatttttattattattttaatgattttaaatataacaaaaattaataaaattacaaaaattaacataaataaaataacttttattaaaataaaaaaaatcacgattcctaaaaataaaaagaaaaacattACGAACctaaaaattaaaagaaaaacaTTACGaacctaaaaattaaaaaaaaaaaaattacaagtcctaaaaataaaaatacaaaccgAAAGAAGCCGAAGGGTGCAttgcataaaaaaataaaattggaTAAAAAAAAGCTGAAGGGTGCatttcataaaaaaataaaattggataaataAATTGGATAAAAAAATCCGAAGGGTGCATTTCATTAAAACATAAAAttggatataaaaaaaaaaaaaaaaaaaactgaagggTGCATTTCACGTCGCCTATGCGACTGACCGAAGGGGGACGGCACCAGGCGACGGGAGTGGGGAGTGGGGAGACTAGCGACGAAGCGTGCGACGTGGGCGTGACTGACCTCCATTCCAAACATGGAGATTTTGAACTGGTGTGACAATTGATTTAACTTGAATATACTTGTATAAACCTTCCATTCCAAACTGCCTTCCAAATCCGCTCATTTTATAACCTCCGTAAGGGCAATCCGCATCAAACGCCAAGTAACAGTTCATCCAAATAATCCCGGCATGAATTGATCTTGAAACAGTGTTTGCTATGTTCAAGTCCTTAGTCGCTATCCCTGCTGCTAAACCATAACGTGTCAAATTCACTCTAGCAATCGCCTCTTCAATCGtcctataaaataaataaatttaatacatAACATGAATTGATTATTCCAGAAATGATTTTATAATAACCACTGCTTTATAAATATGTACATTAACTACGGCTTAAATGTAATATTTGATATTCTTTATGAATCTAATCTTACTTGAAATATTTGATATTCTTTATGAatctaatcttacttgaacttaatgACAGATATAACAGGGCCAAATATTTCATCTGTTGCAATAAGCATGTCATCCTGAAAACATCAAAAACAAAGTAAATGTTTATAGGAGTAAATGTATGCATATtttaatattttgaactgcaaCTTAAGGGAACTTACTGTAACATCTGTGAAGATTGTCGGCTCGATATAGTAACCCTTTTCGCCGCAAGGCTTTCCTCCAGTTAGTAAGGTTGCACCTTGTCGTTTTCCATGTTCGATATACGAAAGTACTTTCTCATATTGTGCCTTATCAACCTATAAATTTAACTGTTAAAACTGTAACAAGAGATGCATGTTTATGAAAGAGTTAGAAATTTGTATATGAAAAAACTTCTGATTACTTGAGGTCCTTGAATGCTTGAAGGATCAAATGGGTCACCAACAGTTATTCCTTTTGCATATAGGGCAAACTTGGTCACAAATTCATCATAGATTCCTTCTTGAACGAATATCCTCGAGCTACACACGCAAAATTCACCCTGAATATGAACAAAAGTAATTGTTATATGAACTCTGACTAGTAAATATTATGGAAAATTGACCAATACAAAGTCCATAAAGAAATGGCACTGATTGGTTGAGCTACAGTTAAAAGAAACATGTAAACCATAAACGATAATTTCTtgatatgggtcaaaatgggtacgAGTCAAGTTGACCCAAATCATCTGGTATAATAGAAACCACAGTAACTAATGTACTTAATTATCTAATCTTACCACAAATTATATGTGGTACTATATGCGTAAAAAATAAGATATACTATGAATCAGAcgttgtttgtgtgtgtgtgtgtatatatatatatatatatatatatatatatatatatatatatatatatatatatatatatatatatatatataaaatagaaacCACAGTAACTAATGTACTTAATTATCTAATCTTACCACAATTTATATGTGGTACTATATGCGTAAAAAATAAGATATACTATGAATCAGacgttgtgtgtgtgtgtgtgtatatatatatatatatatataccttgttAGCGAACCCGCCCATAAGAGCAAGCTTAACAGTGTCATCAACATCCACATCGTCAAAGATTATGAGAGGGGATTTGGCCCCAAGCTCGAGAGACACCGATTTCAAATTACTTGTTGCAGCAGCTTGCATTACTAGTCGGCCCACTTCAGTCGACCCAGTAAAACTCAAACAATCAATATCCATATGAGAACTTATCGCAGCCCCTGCTGTGGGCCCATATCCAGTTACTACATTAATCACCCCATCAGGCACTCCTGCCTAATTCATTCACACTCATACATTTAAACATCAATCGTACTCAAGAACCCCTATATATgtacacagaaaaaaaaaaaaactatatgaaatATTAAAATATAGTTTATGATCAAATACATACCAGTTTGGCTAAATGAGCACAATAAAGAGCCGAAAGTGGAGACTGTTCAGCTGGTTTGACCACCATGGTGCACCCTGCAGCCATGGCTGGGCTAACTTTGAAAAAGAACATTCCACAGGGGAAGTTCCATGGGATAATATGCCCAACGACACCGATAGGTTTGTTTAATGTGTAGCCTTGCAATTGGTCGTTTAGTTTCACTGTCTTTGAGTATAACATATCAGCTGCACCTGCATAATTTCTGATACATTTATTTACAGTAAGTAAAGTGTACAGTTCACACATATAATAAGTGCATAGAAAGTACTATTTTTACTATGAGTATAAAGTTCAATTCGGACCTAAGTATGCTAGCTCCAAAAGGAATTTCCCTGATCTTGCCATGAGAGAACACCTTGCCGGCATCAATGGCGTCCAAAGCAGCTAATTCCTCAATGTTTTGTTCAACTAAATCCACAAATTTCATCA is from Rutidosis leptorrhynchoides isolate AG116_Rl617_1_P2 chromosome 10, CSIRO_AGI_Rlap_v1, whole genome shotgun sequence and encodes:
- the LOC139873497 gene encoding aldehyde dehydrogenase family 2 member C4-like is translated as MAAENYTNGNSKSSFKIPEIKFTKLFINGEFVDSVSGKTFETIDPRSEEVIANIAEGDKEDVDLAVKAAREAFDHGPWPRMPGSEKKKIMMKFVDLVEQNIEELAALDAIDAGKVFSHGKIREIPFGASILRNYAGAADMLYSKTVKLNDQLQGYTLNKPIGVVGHIIPWNFPCGMFFFKVSPAMAAGCTMVVKPAEQSPLSALYCAHLAKLAGVPDGVINVVTGYGPTAGAAISSHMDIDCLSFTGSTEVGRLVMQAAATSNLKSVSLELGAKSPLIIFDDVDVDDTVKLALMGGFANKGEFCVCSSRIFVQEGIYDEFVTKFALYAKGITVGDPFDPSSIQGPQVDKAQYEKVLSYIEHGKRQGATLLTGGKPCGEKGYYIEPTIFTDVTDDMLIATDEIFGPVISVIKFKTIEEAIARVNLTRYGLAAGIATKDLNIANTVSRSIHAGIIWMNCYLAFDADCPYGGYKMSGFGRQFGMEGLYKYIQVKSIVTPVQNLHVWNGGQSRPRRTLRR